From the genome of Candidatus Binatia bacterium:
CGCCCATCGGCGGTGCCCTGGCGAAACGCCGGCACTGGATCGTCGAAGCCGTCCCCAAAGATAAGTACTACCTATTCGGTAAACTCGAATTGTACGTCGACAAGGTCACCTTCCAGGGAGCGTGGAACCGCAAGTTCGGCTGGCAGGGCGAGTTGCTGAACAGCTTTCAGGTGATGACGTACTTGCCGCTTCCCGACAAGCGCCCCGACGGCAAAGTGGACTACAACCAGGGATCGAACATGGCCTTCGTGTGCGTCGAGAGCATCAAACGCAACCAAGCCACGGTCGCCGGAATCAAGACCACACCGAAAGGTGGCTTCGATCTGCGAGTTGCGTTCGACCCCAACATGTTCGAAACGAGTACACTCGGGCGTTTCGGGAAGTGAGCCGGCGAGATCAGGCCGCTGCAAGCCAGTCCGTCACTGCCTTGAGGACGTAGTCCTCGTAAGTACCATCGTAGCCGGGTCCAGCGCTCACGCGCGGGCCCGGCACGCTTCGTTATCGATCAAGACGGTGACGTCGAATACGCCAGCGCCAGGCGATCCTCTGTAACCGACCTATTCCGGCACGAACCGGCTGATGGTGTCCACGACACACGCCGGCCGGTCTTTACCCTCGACCTCGACGGTGACGCGGATGGTGGCTTGCACGGCGCCACCTTTGACGTCCTCGACGTTGACCAGCTCGCCGCTGCCGCGGATGCGGGAACCAACCGGTACGGGGGCCGGGAAACGGACTTTGTCGGCACCGTAATTCACCCCCATGCGGATGCCGCGGACCTCAACGATCTCTGGCAGGAACATGTTC
Proteins encoded in this window:
- a CDS encoding MaoC family dehydratase is translated as MGTVFKTPTDLKTAVGTHLGYSQWLEITQERINLFADATGDHQWIHVDPARAKAGPFGACIAHGYLTLSLVNMFLPEIVEVRGIRMGVNYGADKVRFPAPVPVGSRIRGSGELVNVEDVKGGAVQATIRVTVEVEGKDRPACVVDTISRFVPE